TCATCGGCATACCCACTGCCGGCGTCGGCAGTCGTGGGGGCCGGTTCCGTCAGGGCGACCTCCTGGAGGGCTCTCGACTCAGAGTTCCTACGGCGCAGCACGTCCACGGCGCGCCGCCGCGCGACCGACGTCAACCACGCCCCTGGGTTGTCGGGAACGCCATCGCGCGGCCAGGTCAGCAGCGCCCGTTCGGTAGCGTCCTGCGCACAGTCCTCGGCGAGATCCCAGTCACCCGTGACCCGAAGCAGGCCGGCGACGATGCGAGGCCACTCGGTTCGCACCACGCTATCTAGGGGCGAGGGCGGCGAGGAGCTCATGCTCGGGCCTCCCCCTCGTCTTCGAACGGCCACATCGCCCTAAGCTCGATCGCACCGGCGTGCGCCAACGCGTGACCGGACGCGATCTCGACCGCCTGCTGTGCCGAGTCGCACTCCAGCACGTCGAAGCCGGCGACCAGCTCACTTGTCTCGGTGAAAGGCCCCTGCGTCACCAGCAGCTCACCACCTCGGACACGCACGGTCATGGCCTCCGCAGCGGGACGTAGCCGGTCCCCCAGCACGTAGGACCCGCTCTCGTTCGCGGCCTTCCACCACTGCTCCACGTCCGGGGCGCCGTCACGGTCAGCCTGCGTGGGCGGCGCCGGTGAGTCAGTAGTATCTCGGCAAACCAGCATCAGGTATCTCATGCGCTTCCTCTTTCCAACGGGTAACGGAGCGAACCGGTCACAACGACAAACTCAAACATCGATCACAGTCACGACGAACTGCACAGGGGCGATCCGACAAGTTGGCTGCCGCAGTCTTCCTGGATCGTCCCGACTTCTCGCCCCCGGCCTGGCTGTCCGACGTGCACGCTCATGCCGATGTCCGGATGCGGGCGCCTGTCAGGACACCGGGTCGGCCAGCGGGTCGGTAAGGGTGTCGAGGTCGAGGACTCGTAGGGTGCCGGGATCCCGCCGCGCCGCCAGAGACCAGATCGTCGTGTTGTGGTCGGTGTTCGGCAACCGAACTTCAGCCTCGCCTGCGACGTGGAAGTGCCCGTGCGCCACCAGTCGTGGCTGTACGCCCAGCACGGCCCGAGTGACCTTCTCGATGCCGTCGTCGGCGTAGGCCAGGATCTCGTCGGGCCAGCCCATGGGGTTGCTGGCCATGATGTCGGCGACTGTCGCAGTGCAGTAGGGCAGGGCGGGACTGTCGTGGGTGAGCATGACGTCCGCATAGCCGCCAGCGATCGTTGCCTGCACGTGTTCCTCACGGAGCGCCTCAGAGGGCCACCAATCGACTCCCTCAGTCAGCAGACCCCGGTTCACTGACGGCGCACTCCCCAGGGCAACGAACGAGCGGCCACCCAACTGCCAACGGAACCCTCGGGGCAGCATCTTCACGTGATGGCGCACGGCTATCGGGCGCAATGTGCCGTCCTCGTTCTGCCATCTCGCGTCCGCCCATAGGGCATCGAGGAGCGCCCAGTTCTCGTGGTTTCCGGTAATGCACAACAGTTCGATCTCGTACTCAGCGCACATCGACTCGATGGCGTCGAGATAGCCCTCTGGGTCCGGGCCATACCCAAACCGAAGGTCACCCAACTGGCAGGCCACAGCGATGTCGCCCCGCTCGCCCAGCAGCCTGAGACAGTCGACCGCAGCCTCGCGTTCGCCCTCTAAGTCGCCGATCAGCCCCAGCATCATGGCCGAGATGATGCCAGCGCACCATGCGACCTGTTGTCACGGACGGGTCTGCTGCACGGATAGGTGATATCTGTCTGTGGCGGCAAGGGGTGCCGTGGAGGATGTATGTCGCGCCGTTTCACTTGTTCCCGTGAGAAAGCTCTTTCACCGCAGCGGCGCGCAATGGTTCGCAGGCTCCAGCAGCGCTACGCATTCCGTGTGGCTGGTCATCGGAAAGAGGTCGAAGGCCCGCAACGCCTTCAGCTCGTACCCCCGCTCGGCCAGCAGCCCCAGGTCCCGCGCGAGCGCTGCGGGGTCGCAGGCCACGTAGGCGATCCGGCGCGGCGACCGGGCCACCACGGCGTCGACGACGGCCCGTTTGGCGCCCTCACGGGGCGGGTCGAGCACCACCAGGTCGAACGGCTCGTCGTACGACGACGCGAGCACCTCGGCGACGTCGCCGCAGGCGGTCTCGACGCGGGCCGGGGCGCCGGCGAGGTTGGTGCGCGCGTGCAGGCTCGCGGTGCGGTCGCCCTCGACGGCCACGACCTCGCCCTCGGGGCCGACCGCGTCGGCGAGGAAGCGCGCGAAGAGGCCGACACCGGCGTAGAGGTCGAGCACCCGCTCCCCCGCGGCCGGCTCCAGCATCTCCAGGACGGTGCTCACGAGCGTGGCGGGCGCCCCGGGGTGCACCTGCCAGAAGCCGTCGGCGGCCACGGCGAAGCGGTGCTCCCCCGCGCCGAGGGCGACCTGCTCCTCCACCGATCCCGGAGCCGGCTCGCGGGCGTCGGGGTGGGCGATGCGGCAGTCGTCGACCGCGACGGTCGCGCGCGAGCGGTGCTTGCGCATCCCGCGGCGTCCGTCCCCGAGGTCGACGTACGAGACCCGGGTGCGCCAGCGCAGTCCGGCGAGCTGCTCGGGCAGGTCGCCGGCGACCGCCTCGACCTCGACGTCGCTCTCGATCTTGGCCAGCCGGGCGAGCTGCTCGCGCACCACGGCGGTCTTGAGCGCGCGCTGGTGGGGCAGCGAGACGTGCTGGAAGTCGCAGCCGCCGCAGAGCCCGGGGCCGGCGAAGGGGCACGGCGGCGTGACCCGCTCGGGCGAGGCCTCGAGCACCTCGACCGCGTCGGCGCGCCAGAACGTGTCGCCGTCGGTGCCCTCGGTGATCTGGAGGACCACCCGCTCTCCCGGCAGGGCGTGGCGCACGAAGACCACCCGCAGCGGGGCGTCGGGGGCGGTGCTGCTGGGCACCCGGGCCACGCAGTGGCCGCCGTGCGCGACCGGTCCGACCTCGACCTCGAAGCGCTCGCCGACCCGGGAGCGGCCGCGCTGGCGCCGGGCGCGCGGGTGGCGGCTCACCGGCGCGACCCCCGCTTGCCGCGCGGGTCGACCCGGCCGCTGCGCAGGTCGCCGGGGCGCACCCGGAACTCGTCGCGGGCCTCCCGCTCGCGCGCGATCTGCGACGACTGGAGCTGGTAGGGCACCGAGGTGACCATGACCCCGGGGGTGAAGAGCAGGCGGCCCTTGAGCCGCAGCGCGGTCTGGTTGTGCAGCAGCTGCTCCCACCAGCGCCCGACGACGTACTCGGGGATGTAGACGGCGACGACGCCGCGCGGGTTGGCGCGCCGGATCTCGGTGGCGTACTCCACCACCGGGCGCACCAGCTCGCGGTAGGGCGAGTGCAGCACCTTGAGCGGCACGTCCATCCGGCGCTCGTCCCACTCCTCCATGAGGCGGGCGGTGGCGACGCTGTCGGTGGCCACGTAGACGCCCTCGAGGGTGTTGGGCCGGCTGGCCTGCGCGAAGGCCAGCGCCCGCAGCGTGGGCTTGTGCAGCTTGGAGACCAGCACGATCGCGTGCACCCGGGTGGGCAGCACCCGGTCCTCCTCGTCGGCGGCGAGCTCGGCGGCCACCCGCTCGTAGTGCTGGTGGATGCCGCGCATGAGCACGAAGAAGATGCCCATCGCCAGGATGGTGATCCAGGCGCCGGCCAGGAACTTGGTGATGAGCACAATGACCAGCACGACGGCGGTGAAGGCCAGGCCGATCGTGTTGATGAGTCGCGAGCGCTGCATCCGGTGCCGCGCCCCCGGGTCGGTCTCGCTCTGCAGCTCGCGCGTCCAGTGCCGGATCATGCCGAGCTGCGAGAGGTTGAAGGAGACGAAGACACCCACGATGTAGAGCTGGATGAGCCGGGTGGGCTCGGCGTCGAAGAGCCAGATCAGGGCGATCGCCATGCCGGCGAGGAAGACGATGCCGTTGGAGTAGGCCAGCCGGTCGCCGCGCGAGCCGAGCGCCCGGGGGGCCAGGCCGTCCTGGGCCAGGATCGAGCCGAGCACCGGGAAGCCGTTGAACGCCGTGTTGGCCGCCAGCACCAGGATGATGCCGGTGACGGTGACGGTGAAGTAGAAGCCCGGCGGGAAGCCGTTGAAGACCGACTCGGCGATCTGCGAGATCACCGTGTGCTGGTCGTAGTCCTCGGGCAGCGGCGCGCCGCCGCGCGAGAGCCGGTCGAACTCGTCGGGGTCGACCAGGCGCACGCCGATCTCGCGGGCCAGCACGATGACGCTGATCATCATCGCGATCGCGATCGCGCCCAGCAGCGCCAGGGTCGTGGCAGCGTTGCGGCTCTTGGGGCGTCGGAAGGCGGGCACCCCGTTGGAGATCGCCTCGACACCGGTCAGCGCCGCCGCGCCCGAGGAGAAGGCCCGGGCCAGCAGGAGCATCAGGCCGATCGTCGTCAGCGGCTCCTCGAAGCCGCTGGCCGGCGTGATCGTGATGTCGGCGCTCTCGGCGGCCAGCAGGTCGTCGTTCCACCACTGCCACAGGCCCCAGCCGACCATCACGCCCATCGCGACCATGAAGGCGTACGTCGGCACCGCGAAGAACGCCCCCGACTCGCGGATGCCGCGCAGGTTCATCGCCATCAGCAGCAGCACCAGCCCGCAGGCGAAGGTGGCCTCGTGCCCGCTCAGCGCCGGCACCGCGGACGCGGCGTACTGCGCGCCCGCCGAGATCGAGACCGCCACCGTGAGCACGTAGTCGACCAGCAGCGCGCTGGCCACCGTCGTACCGGCGGTGACCCCGAGGTTGACCTTGGCCACCTCGTAGTCGCCACCGCCGGAGGGGTAGGCGTGCACGGTCTGGCGGTAGGAGGCGATCACCGCGGCCATCACGACCGCGACCGCCAGCGCGACCTTCCACGACCACACGTACGCCGACGCGCCGGCCAGCGAGAGCATGATGAAGACCTCGTCGGGCGCGTAGGCCACCGACGACAGCGCGTCGGAGGCGAACACGGGCAGCGCGATGCGCTTGGGGAGCAGCGTCTCCCCCAGCTGGGAGCTGCGCAGCTTGCGCCCCAGGAGGATCCGCTTGGAGACGTCTCCGACACTCACGAGCGGGAAGGCTACGGCACCGGCGCCCCCGAGCGGCCCTTGCGGCTACCGTGGCCTCGTGCACGTTGTGATCATGGGCTGCGGCCGGGTGGGTTCGACCCTGGCCAACAGCCTCGAGGACCGGAACCACACGGTGTCGATCATCGACAGCGAGCCCGACGCGTTCCGACGCCTCGGGCCCGCCTTCAACGGCGACAAGGTCGCCGGGATCGGCTTCGACCAGCAGGTCATGGAGAAGGCCGGCATCCGCCGCGCCGACGCCTTCGCGGCCGTCTCGAGCGGCGACAACTCCAACATCATCGCCGCCCGGGTCGCGCGCGAGACCTTCGGCATCCAGCAGGTCGTGGCGCGCATCTACGACCCGGGTCGCGCCGAGGTCTACCAGCGCCTGGGCATCACCACGGTCGCCACCGTGAAGTGGACCGCCGACCAGGTGCTGCGCCGCATCCTGCCCGCCGGCGCCGAGCCCGACTTCCGCGACCCCAGCGGGACCATCCGCGTCGACCACATCACCGTGCCCGAGGTCTGGAT
The Nocardioides marinisabuli genome window above contains:
- a CDS encoding YciI family protein; this encodes MRYLMLVCRDTTDSPAPPTQADRDGAPDVEQWWKAANESGSYVLGDRLRPAAEAMTVRVRGGELLVTQGPFTETSELVAGFDVLECDSAQQAVEIASGHALAHAGAIELRAMWPFEDEGEARA
- a CDS encoding metallophosphoesterase, with product MMLGLIGDLEGEREAAVDCLRLLGERGDIAVACQLGDLRFGYGPDPEGYLDAIESMCAEYEIELLCITGNHENWALLDALWADARWQNEDGTLRPIAVRHHVKMLPRGFRWQLGGRSFVALGSAPSVNRGLLTEGVDWWPSEALREEHVQATIAGGYADVMLTHDSPALPYCTATVADIMASNPMGWPDEILAYADDGIEKVTRAVLGVQPRLVAHGHFHVAGEAEVRLPNTDHNTTIWSLAARRDPGTLRVLDLDTLTDPLADPVS
- a CDS encoding class I SAM-dependent RNA methyltransferase translates to MSRHPRARRQRGRSRVGERFEVEVGPVAHGGHCVARVPSSTAPDAPLRVVFVRHALPGERVVLQITEGTDGDTFWRADAVEVLEASPERVTPPCPFAGPGLCGGCDFQHVSLPHQRALKTAVVREQLARLAKIESDVEVEAVAGDLPEQLAGLRWRTRVSYVDLGDGRRGMRKHRSRATVAVDDCRIAHPDAREPAPGSVEEQVALGAGEHRFAVAADGFWQVHPGAPATLVSTVLEMLEPAAGERVLDLYAGVGLFARFLADAVGPEGEVVAVEGDRTASLHARTNLAGAPARVETACGDVAEVLASSYDEPFDLVVLDPPREGAKRAVVDAVVARSPRRIAYVACDPAALARDLGLLAERGYELKALRAFDLFPMTSHTECVALLEPANHCAPLR
- a CDS encoding APC family permease; translated protein: MSVGDVSKRILLGRKLRSSQLGETLLPKRIALPVFASDALSSVAYAPDEVFIMLSLAGASAYVWSWKVALAVAVVMAAVIASYRQTVHAYPSGGGDYEVAKVNLGVTAGTTVASALLVDYVLTVAVSISAGAQYAASAVPALSGHEATFACGLVLLLMAMNLRGIRESGAFFAVPTYAFMVAMGVMVGWGLWQWWNDDLLAAESADITITPASGFEEPLTTIGLMLLLARAFSSGAAALTGVEAISNGVPAFRRPKSRNAATTLALLGAIAIAMMISVIVLAREIGVRLVDPDEFDRLSRGGAPLPEDYDQHTVISQIAESVFNGFPPGFYFTVTVTGIILVLAANTAFNGFPVLGSILAQDGLAPRALGSRGDRLAYSNGIVFLAGMAIALIWLFDAEPTRLIQLYIVGVFVSFNLSQLGMIRHWTRELQSETDPGARHRMQRSRLINTIGLAFTAVVLVIVLITKFLAGAWITILAMGIFFVLMRGIHQHYERVAAELAADEEDRVLPTRVHAIVLVSKLHKPTLRALAFAQASRPNTLEGVYVATDSVATARLMEEWDERRMDVPLKVLHSPYRELVRPVVEYATEIRRANPRGVVAVYIPEYVVGRWWEQLLHNQTALRLKGRLLFTPGVMVTSVPYQLQSSQIAREREARDEFRVRPGDLRSGRVDPRGKRGSRR
- a CDS encoding potassium channel family protein translates to MGCGRVGSTLANSLEDRNHTVSIIDSEPDAFRRLGPAFNGDKVAGIGFDQQVMEKAGIRRADAFAAVSSGDNSNIIAARVARETFGIQQVVARIYDPGRAEVYQRLGITTVATVKWTADQVLRRILPAGAEPDFRDPSGTIRVDHITVPEVWIGSRTIDLQVQSRSRIAWIDRLGEGMLPVRETVLQEGDMLHLVIREENAAHTYERLENGPEEN